One Leptospira noumeaensis DNA window includes the following coding sequences:
- the asd gene encoding aspartate-semialdehyde dehydrogenase, with the protein MEKIKVGVLGATGSVGQRFIQLLENHPYFTVTHLAASEKSAGQTYGEVMKSRWKISSDIPAYAKDIIITLPNPEVTKGVQLVFSGLDASIAGEVETAYAEAGVMVLSNSKNHRMDANVPILSAEVNAHHLDVLQFQKTKGKIITNSNCTIMGVTISLKPLMDAFGLKSVMLFSMQAISGAGYPGVPTMDILGNVVPYIGGEEDKAEIEPQKCLGTVKDGIIQSADFKISAHCNRVPVFDGHTVCVSVSFDKKPKKEEILKVWADFQGEPQKLGLPFAPNPAILYREENDRPQPRLDLETGRGMTTVVGRLREDPILDWKWVVLSHNTIRGAAGAAILNAELLYKKGFFN; encoded by the coding sequence ATGGAAAAAATCAAAGTTGGAGTCCTGGGAGCAACAGGTTCCGTCGGTCAAAGATTCATTCAACTTTTGGAGAATCACCCTTATTTTACGGTGACTCATTTGGCAGCTTCAGAAAAAAGTGCCGGCCAAACTTATGGTGAGGTAATGAAATCTCGTTGGAAGATTTCATCCGATATCCCTGCTTACGCAAAAGACATTATCATTACCTTACCCAATCCTGAAGTTACGAAGGGCGTGCAACTCGTGTTCAGCGGTCTTGATGCATCGATTGCTGGAGAAGTGGAAACTGCTTATGCGGAAGCAGGAGTGATGGTTCTTTCTAATTCGAAAAACCATAGAATGGATGCGAACGTTCCGATCCTCTCTGCAGAAGTGAATGCACATCATTTGGATGTTTTACAATTCCAAAAGACCAAAGGAAAAATCATCACCAATTCCAATTGTACGATTATGGGTGTTACCATTTCCTTAAAACCTTTAATGGATGCTTTTGGTTTAAAGTCTGTTATGTTATTTTCCATGCAGGCCATTTCTGGTGCAGGTTATCCGGGAGTTCCGACTATGGACATTCTTGGTAATGTGGTTCCTTACATCGGTGGTGAAGAAGACAAAGCGGAAATCGAACCACAAAAATGTTTGGGAACTGTAAAAGATGGAATCATCCAATCGGCCGATTTTAAAATTTCGGCTCATTGCAATCGAGTTCCCGTTTTTGACGGACATACGGTTTGTGTTTCTGTTTCTTTTGATAAAAAGCCAAAAAAAGAGGAGATTCTTAAGGTTTGGGCCGATTTTCAAGGCGAACCGCAGAAATTGGGATTGCCGTTTGCACCAAACCCGGCTATCCTCTACCGCGAAGAAAATGATAGGCCTCAACCTCGTCTGGATTTAGAGACGGGAAGAGGAATGACAACAGTTGTCGGAAGGTTGAGAGAAGATCCAATTTTGGATTGGAAATGGGTAGTCCTTTCGCATAACACGATTCGAGGTGCAGCGGGCGCTGCCATTTTGAATGCAGAGTTACTGTATAAAAAAGGATTTTTTAACTAA
- the pyk gene encoding pyruvate kinase, whose amino-acid sequence MPAIEQLRARKTKIVCTIGPATASKEMIRSLALAGMNIARINMSHGDHEFHRKIIRIIKSLNKDELHKQPISILLDTQGPEIRTGDVQNDLHLKVGETFTFHIIPGMEAEAQSVFVNYRDIVKDLKVGDKVTVDNGLINLAVQEIRENELVCTVLDGGKLGSRKHINLPGIRVNLPSITPKDLKDIIFGLEEDIDFVALSFVRTPEDVIQLRGIIDEKNHHAQIIAKIEDQEGLKNLDAIIRESDGIMVARGDLGVEIEIEELPIVQRRIIKRCQEEGKRVIVATHLLESMIQNASPTRAEVTDVANAVYEEADAIMLSGETAMGKFPVRCVEMLDKIARRMEMSINLGLAAQRKPKDQKEEMARSAANLADSMQAHAIIAITRRGITANNLASFHPKYPIVHAFTNMTSVRRKLWMTRGVIPYRVDFSSDPEKTIKLAIQTLVNNGYLQMGEKVVILSDIIAGEERVETIQVREVK is encoded by the coding sequence ATGCCTGCTATTGAACAACTAAGAGCTCGAAAAACAAAAATCGTTTGCACCATTGGTCCTGCGACCGCTTCCAAAGAAATGATCCGAAGCCTGGCTTTGGCCGGGATGAACATTGCAAGGATCAATATGAGTCATGGAGATCATGAGTTTCATAGAAAGATCATTCGTATCATCAAATCACTCAATAAAGATGAATTACACAAACAACCAATCTCCATCCTTCTCGATACACAAGGACCGGAAATTCGAACTGGGGATGTCCAAAATGACCTCCACTTAAAAGTGGGTGAAACTTTTACTTTCCATATCATTCCAGGGATGGAAGCCGAAGCCCAAAGTGTTTTTGTGAATTATCGTGATATTGTAAAAGACCTAAAGGTTGGTGATAAAGTTACTGTCGATAACGGACTCATCAACCTCGCTGTGCAAGAGATTCGAGAAAATGAGCTCGTTTGTACTGTGTTAGATGGTGGTAAGCTTGGATCTAGAAAACATATCAACCTACCTGGGATTCGAGTTAATTTACCTTCGATTACTCCAAAAGATTTAAAGGACATTATATTTGGTTTAGAAGAAGATATTGATTTTGTAGCTTTGTCTTTTGTTCGTACACCGGAAGACGTGATCCAACTACGGGGAATCATTGATGAAAAAAATCATCATGCACAAATCATCGCAAAAATCGAAGACCAAGAAGGTTTAAAAAACCTAGATGCCATCATTCGCGAGTCCGATGGGATTATGGTGGCCCGAGGGGATTTGGGAGTAGAAATCGAAATCGAAGAACTACCCATTGTCCAAAGAAGGATCATCAAACGTTGCCAAGAAGAAGGGAAACGTGTGATTGTGGCCACCCACTTATTAGAATCGATGATTCAAAATGCTTCTCCTACAAGAGCTGAGGTAACCGATGTTGCCAATGCCGTGTATGAAGAAGCTGATGCCATTATGTTGTCCGGTGAAACCGCTATGGGAAAATTTCCTGTAAGATGTGTGGAGATGTTGGATAAAATTGCACGTCGTATGGAGATGTCGATCAACCTCGGTCTTGCGGCTCAACGGAAACCAAAGGATCAAAAAGAGGAGATGGCAAGGTCTGCGGCAAACTTAGCCGATTCCATGCAAGCCCATGCTATCATTGCGATCACTCGTCGTGGAATTACTGCTAACAACCTAGCATCGTTTCATCCAAAATATCCAATTGTTCACGCCTTTACAAATATGACATCTGTTAGGCGCAAGCTCTGGATGACAAGAGGAGTCATTCCTTACCGAGTTGATTTTTCTTCTGACCCGGAAAAAACAATCAAACTAGCCATCCAAACTCTTGTGAATAATGGTTATCTGCAAATGGGTGAAAAAGTAGTCATCCTTTCCGATATCATTGCTGGTGAAGAACGAGTTGAAACCATCCAAGTACGTGAAGTAAAATAA
- a CDS encoding helix-turn-helix domain-containing protein: MTDIIDSGVWAELSHAAKTLYPVLLKFSDYNFKPVWPNTETLMRLTGFKTKKSIVSAKKELTQAGLLYQVPGSGRTSTRYHFSFHYEGSRITPLGDTNLPPRDLEMGLSGGSKLASKGGADGTPNHINITISNTNNVPAVPAPSEMSKEREKKKAFENLVDLFGPEIALEAYQKAVSLHMESNSSYLQTLCRELVSSQRKEVLKTEQKNPEADVFSHPASWAGFLSWASKELTQSSWNQLERMQVETDGNVIIVTSSLLGHLRQIVQMYFTEKVKPAVLVVFSEKEEGSRLSEIR, from the coding sequence ATGACCGACATCATAGATTCAGGTGTTTGGGCAGAGCTATCCCATGCGGCCAAAACACTCTACCCAGTGCTTTTGAAGTTCAGCGATTACAATTTCAAACCTGTTTGGCCCAATACAGAAACATTGATGAGGCTAACAGGATTCAAAACTAAAAAGTCGATTGTATCAGCCAAAAAGGAACTCACGCAAGCGGGCCTACTCTACCAAGTCCCGGGCAGCGGAAGGACCTCGACCAGATACCATTTCTCTTTCCATTATGAGGGTTCCAGGATTACCCCTCTGGGGGATACGAATTTACCTCCCAGGGATCTCGAAATGGGCCTCTCTGGGGGGTCGAAACTGGCGAGCAAGGGGGGTGCAGATGGAACCCCTAACCATATTAATATAACTATATCTAATACAAACAATGTACCGGCGGTGCCGGCACCTTCGGAGATGAGTAAGGAAAGGGAAAAGAAAAAAGCATTCGAAAATTTGGTGGATCTCTTCGGACCTGAAATTGCTTTAGAAGCTTATCAGAAAGCAGTATCCTTACATATGGAATCGAACTCCTCTTACCTTCAGACACTTTGTAGGGAGCTCGTATCCTCTCAACGGAAGGAAGTGCTTAAAACTGAGCAGAAAAATCCAGAAGCAGATGTTTTCTCTCATCCGGCATCTTGGGCAGGATTTTTATCTTGGGCGAGCAAAGAACTGACTCAATCCTCGTGGAACCAGCTCGAAAGAATGCAGGTAGAAACCGACGGGAACGTGATTATAGTCACTTCTTCTCTGTTAGGGCATTTGCGTCAAATTGTGCAGATGTATTTTACGGAAAAAGTGAAACCAGCAGTTCTCGTTGTATTTTCAGAGAAAGAAGAGGGATCACGCCTCAGTGAAATTCGATAG
- a CDS encoding helix-turn-helix domain-containing protein: MIKFKQFHNMPSQAISLLASEKTGKDWMDSVLPILWEGLCTELGFSAGVVVLKAEGEDSFYESASFGYGEDGFYYSFLNRGSDHWEELMHSPEPVVFSGKEFELFGKNTNACAIRISSKKTEIGFLLAEMEEASHLPFAIFLSLFADKIGTEWAKSKPSLEVSDSMREGNSHSLYRKEIPNLDLARREFASQKVLTILGQAGSGKKTLAKWIHQSHLPGAPFLVVESLPEHFGKLEKALSHWGAESRQGSLVLVGIQALSLGQQQILSDWWTKSGYTGSLFLLGSEESGQELLPEFERFLRKNSLVLPSLRFLPKTKLQSLVQAIFEELCDSQNRSGLQLGDRSLQELVSRGYAENFTDLRNAILTGILTCRTNQVEPADLEPGKSKMDLEIPDAEDLDLRRGTEALERQKILLAMRIFSGNQIRMAKALGISRGSLQYKMKQLGLM; this comes from the coding sequence GTGATTAAATTTAAACAGTTTCATAACATGCCTTCTCAAGCCATTTCCCTACTTGCCTCTGAAAAAACGGGCAAGGATTGGATGGATTCTGTCCTTCCGATTTTGTGGGAAGGGTTATGTACGGAACTTGGATTCTCTGCTGGAGTTGTAGTTTTGAAAGCAGAGGGCGAAGATTCTTTTTATGAATCTGCCAGTTTCGGATACGGAGAAGATGGGTTTTATTATTCGTTTCTAAACCGAGGTTCTGATCATTGGGAAGAACTAATGCACTCACCAGAGCCCGTAGTTTTTTCCGGAAAGGAATTTGAATTATTCGGAAAAAATACAAACGCCTGCGCCATTCGGATCTCATCCAAAAAAACCGAGATTGGTTTTTTATTAGCGGAAATGGAGGAGGCAAGCCACCTTCCTTTTGCAATTTTTCTAAGCCTTTTTGCCGACAAGATCGGAACCGAATGGGCGAAATCCAAACCCAGTTTGGAAGTTTCAGATTCAATGCGAGAAGGGAATTCGCATTCCTTATACCGGAAAGAAATTCCTAATTTGGATTTAGCCAGAAGGGAGTTTGCGAGTCAAAAAGTTCTGACCATTCTTGGCCAAGCCGGCTCTGGTAAAAAAACATTAGCAAAGTGGATCCACCAATCCCATCTCCCCGGCGCTCCCTTTTTGGTTGTGGAATCATTACCAGAGCATTTTGGAAAACTGGAAAAAGCCCTGTCTCATTGGGGGGCAGAGTCCAGGCAGGGGAGTTTGGTTCTTGTAGGAATCCAGGCTCTCAGTTTAGGCCAACAACAAATCCTCTCCGACTGGTGGACCAAGTCTGGGTATACCGGCTCACTATTTTTACTTGGGTCCGAAGAATCGGGCCAAGAATTATTGCCAGAGTTTGAAAGATTTCTTCGAAAAAATTCGTTGGTACTACCATCGCTTAGGTTCCTTCCCAAAACGAAATTGCAGTCTTTGGTCCAGGCCATATTTGAAGAATTATGTGATTCTCAGAACCGATCTGGTTTGCAATTGGGCGATCGAAGTTTGCAAGAATTGGTTTCCAGAGGGTATGCGGAAAATTTCACAGACCTTCGAAACGCCATTTTGACCGGGATTCTCACCTGTCGTACGAACCAGGTAGAACCTGCAGATTTAGAACCAGGAAAATCCAAAATGGATTTGGAGATTCCCGATGCCGAAGATTTAGACTTGCGGCGTGGAACCGAGGCCTTAGAAAGGCAGAAGATTCTTCTGGCTATGCGGATCTTTTCGGGGAATCAAATCCGGATGGCAAAGGCCTTGGGTATTTCGAGGGGATCCCTCCAATATAAAATGAAACAGCTTGGTTTAATGTAA
- a CDS encoding ParB/RepB/Spo0J family partition protein: MSSKSKRLGTLADIYQAENLDGTIRTIRMDKIQPSEHQPRQERKKGIEELAQTLKVDGLLQPIIVSKGEREGSYKIIAGERRYHAAKSLGWSEIECKILNRPDKEIYKLAVIENLQRENLSPYEEVDALLFLKNSHSYTDQELGDLFGKSRSYMTEVLSITSMSKEDLEKCKKNEIYNKNLLVQAAQAAKKGSLDEFLTLFHKGALKTVRDAKDFNKQTKSGEPNIGKSQTLSGYKIRRTGAGIQILSDDEILLGDIYKFIRKELVKKYGDSA; this comes from the coding sequence ATGAGCTCAAAAAGTAAACGCCTCGGAACTCTTGCTGACATCTACCAAGCTGAAAATTTAGATGGGACCATTCGAACCATTCGGATGGACAAAATCCAACCTTCAGAACACCAACCAAGACAAGAAAGAAAAAAAGGAATTGAGGAACTTGCTCAGACCTTAAAAGTGGATGGCCTTTTGCAACCCATCATTGTCTCCAAAGGAGAGAGAGAAGGCAGCTATAAAATCATCGCCGGGGAACGGAGATACCATGCAGCCAAATCCTTAGGTTGGTCCGAAATCGAATGTAAAATTCTCAATCGACCCGACAAAGAAATTTATAAATTAGCAGTCATAGAAAACCTCCAAAGAGAAAACCTGTCTCCCTATGAAGAGGTGGATGCCCTTCTCTTCCTAAAAAACTCCCATAGTTACACTGACCAAGAATTGGGTGATCTTTTTGGGAAAAGTCGGAGTTATATGACAGAGGTTCTTTCCATCACTTCAATGTCGAAAGAGGATCTGGAGAAATGCAAAAAAAATGAGATCTACAATAAAAACCTTTTGGTGCAAGCGGCTCAGGCTGCCAAAAAAGGAAGTCTAGATGAATTTTTAACCCTTTTCCACAAAGGGGCCCTAAAAACCGTTAGGGATGCAAAAGATTTTAACAAACAAACAAAATCCGGGGAACCAAACATTGGAAAATCACAAACCCTTTCCGGATACAAAATCCGTAGAACGGGAGCTGGGATCCAAATTTTGTCGGATGATGAAATCCTCCTAGGTGATATTTATAAATTCATCCGCAAAGAGTTGGTGAAAAAATACGGGGATTCGGCATAA
- a CDS encoding MBOAT family O-acyltransferase: protein MRKSILGISLANSLGILIFFKYGHFIDQNWAYFAGVSLFPPGFWSSVLLPVGISFYTFQSISYLVDVYRKELKPERRFFSYLLFLSFFPQLVAGPIVTAKSFLPQIRRPLFFSRIPVLFAVFLILLGLFKKMVLADHLAETSDFVFLHTAEVSTKALWLGMFSYSFQIYCDFSGYTDIAQGAALLFGFRLPENFKMPYLSAGFSEFWTRWHISLSQWLKKYIYISLGGNRKSVLYTYRNLFLVMAIGGIWHGASWNFLVWGMCHGILLILERLVFQRFRFWALEWMRWFRILFTFISVSLLWVFFRSSDFGSSLCYLQGLFSKKEGFSLPYTFEMTFVYCLVFLLFGHIFGSFYFRDNRQLLAGFKKWEISLGKTAIFGVLASLSLILIVLFSADSKPFVYFVF from the coding sequence TTGCGAAAGTCAATTTTGGGGATTTCTCTCGCAAATAGCCTTGGAATTTTGATATTCTTTAAATATGGTCATTTTATTGATCAAAATTGGGCGTATTTTGCTGGTGTCTCATTATTTCCCCCGGGTTTTTGGTCATCTGTCCTCCTGCCGGTAGGGATTTCTTTTTACACCTTTCAGTCCATTTCCTATTTAGTGGATGTTTACCGGAAGGAATTGAAGCCTGAGAGACGGTTTTTCTCGTATTTACTATTTCTTTCCTTTTTTCCGCAGTTGGTGGCAGGCCCGATTGTCACCGCTAAGTCCTTTTTGCCTCAAATTCGTAGGCCACTCTTCTTTTCGAGAATCCCGGTGCTTTTTGCAGTGTTTCTCATTTTGCTTGGTTTATTTAAAAAAATGGTGTTGGCTGACCATTTGGCCGAAACCTCCGACTTTGTTTTTTTGCACACGGCAGAGGTTTCGACGAAAGCTTTGTGGTTGGGTATGTTTTCCTATTCTTTTCAGATTTATTGTGACTTTTCAGGTTACACAGACATTGCCCAGGGCGCGGCACTTCTCTTTGGGTTTCGGCTGCCTGAAAATTTTAAGATGCCTTACTTGTCGGCTGGATTTTCGGAATTTTGGACACGTTGGCATATTTCCCTATCCCAATGGCTTAAGAAATATATATACATTAGCCTTGGAGGGAATCGGAAAAGTGTTTTGTACACTTACCGGAACTTGTTTCTTGTGATGGCCATTGGTGGAATTTGGCATGGGGCTTCCTGGAACTTTTTAGTATGGGGCATGTGTCATGGGATTTTACTTATTTTAGAAAGACTGGTTTTCCAGAGGTTTCGGTTTTGGGCTTTGGAATGGATGCGATGGTTTCGTATCCTTTTCACATTTATTTCTGTAAGTTTACTCTGGGTTTTCTTTCGAAGTAGTGATTTTGGTAGTTCTCTGTGCTACCTACAGGGCCTTTTTTCCAAAAAAGAAGGTTTTTCTCTGCCATATACCTTTGAAATGACCTTTGTTTATTGTTTGGTTTTCTTGCTTTTCGGACATATCTTTGGAAGTTTTTATTTTCGAGACAACAGACAATTGTTAGCTGGATTTAAAAAATGGGAAATTTCCTTAGGAAAAACGGCTATTTTCGGTGTTTTGGCGTCTCTATCTCTCATTTTGATCGTTTTGTTTTCGGCAGATAGCAAACCATTCGTGTATTTTGTCTTTTAG
- a CDS encoding P-II family nitrogen regulator, translated as MKLEKAKLITIIADEAIQDRLVQELKSAAVKGYTISDAIGEGINQKHLTSWEGKNIRLESLVSEAKANKIFEIIAEKYLDKYPMVIFMSDVEVIRKDRFN; from the coding sequence ATGAAATTAGAAAAAGCAAAATTAATTACCATTATAGCCGATGAAGCCATTCAGGATAGATTAGTTCAGGAACTAAAATCGGCAGCTGTTAAAGGTTATACGATAAGCGATGCAATCGGTGAAGGTATCAATCAAAAACATCTCACGTCTTGGGAAGGAAAAAACATTCGATTGGAATCTTTGGTATCTGAAGCAAAAGCAAACAAGATCTTTGAAATCATTGCAGAAAAATACTTAGATAAATACCCTATGGTGATTTTTATGAGTGATGTCGAAGTAATCCGTAAAGATAGGTTTAACTAA
- a CDS encoding ParA family protein, giving the protein MITIAVANQKGGEGKTTTSLNLAMGLARRNHKTLLIDMDPQANSTGIFLNPETVEKDLAHLFQNSTSLKDIIAPAYNEHLWVAPSSMRLAEMETVSVNSVEAPYILRDSLSGIKDFEFVIIDCPPSLSIFTVNSLVAANYVLIPLQAEKFSMDGIMGLQQTISSIKKRINPELEILGALITQLKPQTLLTKTILPVLTKYFRIFEHTISDGVAIGESHLAKKSVYDYNRTSRQSQEYEGFIEEVLNELKK; this is encoded by the coding sequence ATGATCACGATTGCAGTTGCAAACCAAAAAGGCGGAGAAGGAAAGACCACTACTTCTTTGAATCTTGCCATGGGTCTCGCCCGTCGGAATCATAAGACCTTACTCATTGATATGGATCCGCAGGCAAATTCCACGGGAATATTTTTAAACCCAGAGACGGTGGAAAAAGACCTAGCTCATCTCTTCCAAAACTCCACTAGCCTAAAAGATATCATTGCGCCTGCATATAACGAACATTTGTGGGTAGCGCCATCTAGCATGCGCTTGGCGGAAATGGAAACAGTTTCTGTGAACTCTGTAGAGGCTCCGTATATTTTAAGGGACTCACTTTCAGGAATCAAAGATTTTGAATTTGTTATCATTGACTGCCCCCCTTCTCTTTCCATTTTCACAGTGAACAGTTTGGTAGCCGCCAATTACGTCCTCATTCCCCTCCAAGCAGAAAAGTTCTCCATGGACGGAATCATGGGTTTACAACAAACCATCTCCTCGATCAAAAAAAGGATCAACCCTGAGCTGGAAATTTTAGGTGCACTCATCACCCAACTCAAACCCCAGACCCTACTCACAAAAACCATCCTTCCCGTTTTGACAAAATACTTCCGTATCTTCGAACATACAATTTCAGACGGAGTAGCGATCGGCGAAAGTCACCTGGCAAAAAAATCGGTCTATGATTACAACCGGACTTCTAGACAGTCCCAAGAATATGAAGGTTTTATTGAAGAGGTTTTAAATGAGCTCAAAAAGTAA
- a CDS encoding phosphatidylinositol phospholipase, protein MSQPKRVAFQKFLNAMRKLSTEVNDSEICKRLEILMATSKDDLPLAHVNQLLQDPKNFDPKTIPEPYTQYVRHFIYMVKRNGRVPSDLLSGDEERSGADRSSAKSAKKTTPVSKSKGSSSKPTSPVKKGKSSPKPSSKNS, encoded by the coding sequence ATGTCTCAGCCGAAGCGAGTTGCCTTCCAAAAATTTCTCAATGCCATGCGAAAACTCTCTACAGAAGTCAATGACTCAGAGATCTGCAAACGATTGGAAATTCTTATGGCAACCAGTAAGGATGACCTCCCTCTGGCGCATGTCAACCAGCTCCTCCAAGATCCAAAAAACTTTGATCCTAAGACCATTCCGGAACCATACACACAGTATGTCCGACATTTCATCTACATGGTCAAACGGAATGGAAGAGTTCCTAGTGACCTTTTATCCGGGGACGAGGAACGATCAGGAGCGGATCGAAGCAGCGCTAAATCTGCCAAAAAAACAACCCCTGTCTCAAAATCCAAAGGCAGTAGCAGTAAACCAACAAGTCCTGTAAAGAAGGGGAAGTCTTCCCCTAAACCTAGCTCCAAAAATTCGTAA
- the omp85 gene encoding Omp85 family outer membrane protein, protein MFFRNLISALVVISTWISVPIYAEERSSHVPEWIGEFKKLDENELSKKKEGWYATGLPLFGNDAVNGSGLGILANIFYNGTKSDSSFKYTPYEHLFNIGIYRTNRGTQNNYLAWDAPYFADTAYRLRVYVGHDASLYNQYFGVGSESLQPLYYKDRNVDGSRITRNATYSDFENANSYVRNLGPGRELSSNQHYHDYQFDTTYGQFAADKTIFQVFRVWAGVEFSKNTVRRYDGTSAEGREPLTNLKVPAIEGNSKLTEDASAGKIIGVNGGNLNYVRGGIAYDTRDYEPDPDRGWLIEYNINKAERTIGSDFNYLRHFAQAKNFYQPFPKLFEEFVIAQRVALTKIEGEVPFFEYRYLFSIDGPFGALGGQNTLRGYRQERFFGPVIGFYNIELRYRVGSFSLWDQFFQLSIVPFYDLGRVWDKLRDVNTIGYKHARGLGLRLIWDQATVILFDYAYSREDQLYYLDIGHTF, encoded by the coding sequence ATGTTTTTTCGGAATCTGATTTCTGCGTTGGTAGTGATATCAACATGGATTTCTGTTCCGATTTATGCCGAAGAAAGAAGTTCTCATGTACCAGAATGGATTGGTGAGTTTAAAAAATTAGACGAGAACGAACTTTCTAAAAAAAAAGAAGGTTGGTATGCGACAGGACTTCCGCTTTTCGGAAATGATGCGGTTAATGGATCTGGCCTTGGAATCCTTGCCAATATTTTTTATAACGGAACCAAATCCGACTCTTCTTTCAAATACACTCCCTACGAACATTTGTTCAATATAGGAATTTATAGAACCAATCGTGGAACTCAAAACAATTATTTAGCATGGGATGCACCCTATTTTGCTGATACTGCTTATCGATTGCGTGTTTACGTGGGCCATGATGCCAGTTTATATAATCAGTACTTTGGTGTTGGTTCAGAGAGTTTGCAACCACTCTATTATAAAGATAGAAATGTAGATGGTAGTCGTATCACTCGTAATGCCACATATTCAGATTTTGAAAATGCTAATTCCTATGTACGAAATCTAGGGCCGGGGCGTGAATTAAGTTCCAATCAACATTACCATGATTATCAATTTGATACGACTTATGGACAATTTGCAGCGGACAAAACGATATTCCAAGTTTTCAGAGTTTGGGCTGGAGTTGAATTTTCAAAAAATACGGTTAGGCGGTATGATGGAACATCAGCAGAAGGTAGAGAACCATTAACAAATTTAAAAGTTCCTGCCATTGAAGGGAACTCAAAACTTACAGAAGATGCCAGTGCCGGTAAAATCATTGGAGTGAACGGTGGAAATTTAAACTATGTTCGTGGTGGGATTGCCTATGATACACGGGATTATGAACCAGATCCGGATCGTGGTTGGCTCATTGAATACAATATCAATAAAGCGGAAAGAACCATTGGATCTGATTTTAATTACCTTCGACATTTTGCACAAGCGAAGAATTTTTACCAACCCTTTCCCAAACTCTTTGAAGAGTTTGTCATCGCACAACGAGTGGCACTCACAAAAATTGAAGGGGAGGTTCCGTTTTTTGAATACCGATATCTTTTTTCCATTGATGGTCCGTTTGGTGCGCTTGGTGGACAGAACACCCTTCGTGGTTATAGACAAGAACGTTTTTTTGGGCCAGTCATTGGTTTTTATAATATTGAGTTACGATATCGGGTGGGAAGTTTTTCTCTATGGGATCAATTTTTTCAATTAAGCATCGTTCCGTTTTATGATTTGGGTAGGGTTTGGGACAAACTCCGTGATGTAAACACAATCGGTTACAAACATGCGCGTGGTTTGGGATTACGGCTGATTTGGGACCAAGCAACCGTAATCCTCTTTGACTATGCTTATTCAAGAGAAGACCAATTGTATTATTTAGATATTGGCCATACCTTTTAA